A region of Rhodothermales bacterium DNA encodes the following proteins:
- a CDS encoding 50S ribosomal protein L25: MNTFKVEAQPREPGKKSARALRRSGFVPCVVYGMGETTVPFHVVAADLHRLVFTDERNRVELRIGKDSYDCILKEVDFNPTTDMPIHADFQMLREGVAIELSVPVQYVGKAKGQLEGGDLDFLVHELEIETLPKNIPDHLTVDISDLDIGDTIHVSDLSFEGITVVTSPSQSLVTCFVRRVVEEVVEEVEGVEGEPVEGEEGVEGEEGVEAEKSEKSE; encoded by the coding sequence ATGAATACGTTCAAAGTCGAAGCCCAGCCACGAGAGCCAGGGAAGAAATCTGCCAGGGCCCTGCGGCGCTCCGGGTTCGTACCATGCGTCGTGTATGGGATGGGTGAGACGACCGTCCCGTTCCACGTCGTGGCTGCCGATCTGCACCGTTTGGTGTTCACCGATGAGCGTAATCGCGTCGAGCTTCGCATCGGCAAGGACTCATACGATTGCATTCTGAAGGAGGTGGACTTTAATCCCACCACCGACATGCCTATTCATGCGGATTTCCAAATGCTCCGCGAAGGCGTTGCGATCGAGTTGTCCGTCCCCGTTCAGTACGTAGGAAAGGCCAAAGGCCAGCTCGAAGGTGGCGATCTTGACTTCCTTGTACACGAACTGGAAATCGAAACCCTGCCCAAGAACATCCCGGACCATCTCACCGTGGACATCTCGGATCTGGATATCGGAGACACCATCCACGTGTCCGACCTCTCATTCGAAGGCATCACTGTCGTAACATCGCCGTCGCAGTCCCTCGTGACTTGCTTCGTTCGCCGTGTGGTTGAGGAGGTTGTTGAGGAAGTTGAGGGTGTCGAGGGAGAACCGGTCGAGGGCGAGGAAGGCGTCGAGGGCGAGGAAGGCGTCGAGGCGGAAAAGTCGGAGAAGTCGGAATAG
- a CDS encoding aminoacyl-tRNA hydrolase — protein MPAAPRVLVGLGNPGEEYEDSRHNIGFRVANLLAERCKLTFDLHKNNAVQGLGTWRGRRVVVSKPTTFMNRSGQAVLALMKQHRVSSRDVLVIVDDIHLPLGEVRLRATGGSGGHNGVQDIIDRMGGGDFPRLRVGIGREFSRGGQSDFVLSPFDESEGPDVVAAIDRAVEAALTYVVDGVEVAMSRHNRRISRDD, from the coding sequence ATGCCCGCAGCCCCCCGTGTCCTGGTCGGATTGGGTAACCCAGGCGAGGAGTACGAAGACAGCCGTCACAACATCGGTTTTCGGGTCGCTAACCTGTTGGCCGAGCGTTGCAAGCTTACATTCGATCTGCACAAGAACAACGCGGTGCAGGGGCTCGGAACATGGCGGGGCAGGCGCGTCGTCGTGTCGAAGCCGACCACATTCATGAATCGCAGCGGCCAGGCCGTTCTGGCGCTGATGAAGCAGCATCGTGTTTCGTCGCGCGATGTCCTTGTCATTGTCGACGACATCCATCTCCCGCTGGGCGAGGTGCGGCTCCGGGCCACCGGAGGGTCGGGTGGCCACAACGGTGTGCAGGATATCATTGACAGGATGGGCGGTGGGGACTTTCCACGCCTTCGCGTCGGGATCGGCAGGGAATTCTCTCGTGGAGGCCAGTCGGACTTCGTGCTGTCACCGTTCGACGAAAGCGAGGGTCCGGACGTTGTCGCGGCCATTGACCGCGCGGTCGAGGCCGCCCTGACGTATGTAGTCGACGGCGTAGAGGTGGCCATGAGCAGGCACAATCGCCGCATCAGCCGCGATGATTAG